CCTGACCGACCTGGGCCTGCTGCATCACCGATAAGGAACACGCCATGCGCCAGCTCATCTGGTTCCGAACCGACCTGCGGGTACAGGACAACACCGCCCTGAACGCCGCCCTCGCCGCCGGCCCGACCCTCGCGCTGTTCCTGGTCAGCCCCGGCCAGTGGCAGGCCCACGACGACGCCCCGGCCAAGGTGGACTTCTGGCTGCGCAACCTCGCCGAACTGGCCCGCGCCCTGCGCGCCCTCAACGTGCCCCTGCTGATCCGCAAGGCCGATACCTGGAGCGACGCCCCGGCCGTGATCCGCGAGATCTGCCGGATCCACGACATCGGCACGGTGCAGGTGAACGAGGAGTACGGCATTCATGAAAGCGAGCGCGACCGGCAGGTCCGGGCATGCCTGGGCGCTGACGGCGTCGACCTGCGCAGTCACCTGGACCAGTTGTTCTTCCGCCCCGGCAGCCTGCTGACCCAGTCCGGCGGCTACTTCCAGGTCTACAGCCAGTTCCGCAAGGTCTGCTACCAGCGGCTGCACAGCGCCCTGCCCAGCTGCCTGCCGCTGCCAGGTCCCCAGCAGGACCTGGGCATCCCGAGCGACGTCCCGCCATGCACCGTCGACGGCTTCCCCGCACCGAGCGAGCAGCTCCGCCAGCTCTGGCCTGCCGGCGAGGCAGCGGCCCGGGAGCGCCTGGACGCCTTCGCCCTGGAAGCACTCTGGTGCTACGACGATCGACGCGACTTCCCCGCCCGTGCCGGCACCAGCCAGCTGTCGCCCTACCTGGCCGCCGGCGTGATCTCGCCGCGCCAATGCCTGCATGCGGCCCTGGCCAATAACCAGGGGGAGTTCGACAGCGGCAACCCCGGCGCCGTCTGCTGGATCAACGAACTGCTCTGGCGGGAGTTCTACAAGCACATCCTCGTCGGCTACCCCCGGGTGTCGCGCCACCGCGCCTTCCGCCAGGAAACCGATGCCCTCGCCTGGCGTCGCGCCCCCGACGAGCTGGAGGCCTGGCAACAGGGCCGCACCGGCATCCCCATCGTCGATGCCGCCATGCGCCAGCTGCTGGCCACCGGCTGGATGCACAACCGGCTGCGCATGATCGTCGCCATGTTCCTCACCAAGAACCTGCTGATCGACTGGCGCGAAGGCGAGCGCTGGTTCATGCGCCACCTGATCGACGGCGACCTGGCCGCGAACAATGGCGGCTGGCAATGGAGCGCCTCCACCGGAACCGACGCGGCCCCCTACTTCCGCATTTTCAATCCCATCAGCCAGTCGCAGAAATTCGACCCGGACGGCCACTTCCTGCGCCACTGGCTGCCGGAGCTGGCTCATCTGGACAAGCGGGACATCCACGACCCCTCCGCCCTCGGCGGGCTGTTCGGCGTGCCAGGTTATCCACAGCCCGTGGTCGATCTGTCCGCCAGCCGGGAACGCGCCCTGGCCGCGTTTCGTGACCTCGGGGGACGCACGGCATGAACGGCTTCCTCGACCACTTCGCCTCCCGCTTCGTCCACATCGACCGCGACAACCTGAGCCTGCTCGATGAGCTCTACCACGAGGACATCCTCTTCACCGACCCGCTGCATCGGATCCGTGGGCTGAGCGCACTGCATCGCTACTTCCGCGCGATGTATGACCGGGTGGAAGACCTGCATTTCGACTTTCAGGGCCAGGACCTCGTGCGCGAAGGCGAAGGCTACCTGCGCTGGTGCATGAGCTACCGCCATCCGCGCCTGGCCGGTGGCCGGCCTGTCAGCGTGGAGGGGTGCTCCCACCTGCGCTGGGAACACAAGGTCCACTGGCACCGGGACTACTTCGATGCCGGCGCCCTGCTGTACGAACATGTACCAGTGCTGGGCGGCGCCATTGGCTGGCTGAAACGGAGGTTGGCATGAGCGCGTCACGTCGCATCTGGCTCACCGGCGCCAGCAGCGGGCTGGGCCTGGCGCTGGCCCGCGAACTGCTCGCCGCCGGTCATCAGGTCGCCCTCAGCGCCCGCAGTTCCGGTCCGCTGCTGGAGTTGGCGGACCGCTGGCCAGGTCAGGTGCTGGTCGCCCCCGGCGACCTGACCGATCCCCTTCAGGTGCGGGAGATCGGGGAGCGCATCGACCGCCACTGGAACGCGCTGGATACCGCCATCCTCAATGCCGGCACCTGCGAATACCTGGAAGCCGGGCGCTATGACGCGGCCCTGGTGGAGCGGGTGATCCGCACCAACCTGCTGGCCACCAGCCAATGCATCGAAGTGGCGCTGCCCTTGCTGCGCCGTGGAGTTCGTCCGCACCTGGTGGGCGTCGGCAGTTCGGTCACCTACCTGGCCCTGCCCCGGGCGGAAGCCTACGGCGCCTCGAAGGCGGCGCTGCGCTACCTGCTGGAGGCCTTGCGCATCGACCTGGCCCGCGAAGGCATCGACGTCACCCTGATCAGTCCCGGTTTCATCGACACCCCGCTGACACGCCGCAACGACTTCCCCATGCCCATGCGCTGGAGCGCGGAGCGGGCGGCCCGCCACATCCTCCGGCGGCTGCCCGCGCGCCCCCTGGAAATCGCCTTCCCCGGCCCCTTCATCGCCGGCCTGCTGCTGCTCGCCCACCTGCCGGGCCGCCTGCGCCTGGCCCTGGGCAAACGTCTCGCCCGTGACGACCGCCAGGAGTCCCGTCCATGAAGATCGCCATCATCGGCAGCGGAATTTCCGGGCTCACCTGCGCCTGGCTGCTCAATCGCCGCCATGACATCACCCTGTTCGAAAGCGCCAGCTGGATCGGCGGCCACACCCACACCCTGGACGTGCGGCACAACGGCCGCCACTACGCCGTGGACACCGGCTTCATCGTCTTCAACGACTGGACCTACCCCAGCTTCATCCGCCTTCTCGACCAGCTCGGCGTGCCCTTCAAGCCCACCGAGATGAGCTTCTCGGTCACCGATCCGGCCAGCGGGCTGGAGTACAACGGGCACGACCTCAACACCCTGTTCGCCCAGCGCCGCAACCTGCTCTCCCCGGGCTTCTGGGGCATGTTGCGGGACATCCTCAGGTTCAACCGCGAGACCCAGGCCGACCTGCGCGACGGTCGCGTCGACGCCGGCACGACCCTTGGCGACTACCTGCGCCGCCAAGGCTATGGCCAGCGCTTCATC
This genomic window from Pseudomonas furukawaii contains:
- the phrB gene encoding deoxyribodipyrimidine photo-lyase; its protein translation is MRQLIWFRTDLRVQDNTALNAALAAGPTLALFLVSPGQWQAHDDAPAKVDFWLRNLAELARALRALNVPLLIRKADTWSDAPAVIREICRIHDIGTVQVNEEYGIHESERDRQVRACLGADGVDLRSHLDQLFFRPGSLLTQSGGYFQVYSQFRKVCYQRLHSALPSCLPLPGPQQDLGIPSDVPPCTVDGFPAPSEQLRQLWPAGEAAARERLDAFALEALWCYDDRRDFPARAGTSQLSPYLAAGVISPRQCLHAALANNQGEFDSGNPGAVCWINELLWREFYKHILVGYPRVSRHRAFRQETDALAWRRAPDELEAWQQGRTGIPIVDAAMRQLLATGWMHNRLRMIVAMFLTKNLLIDWREGERWFMRHLIDGDLAANNGGWQWSASTGTDAAPYFRIFNPISQSQKFDPDGHFLRHWLPELAHLDKRDIHDPSALGGLFGVPGYPQPVVDLSASRERALAAFRDLGGRTA
- a CDS encoding nuclear transport factor 2 family protein; translated protein: MNGFLDHFASRFVHIDRDNLSLLDELYHEDILFTDPLHRIRGLSALHRYFRAMYDRVEDLHFDFQGQDLVREGEGYLRWCMSYRHPRLAGGRPVSVEGCSHLRWEHKVHWHRDYFDAGALLYEHVPVLGGAIGWLKRRLA
- a CDS encoding SDR family NAD(P)-dependent oxidoreductase, with amino-acid sequence MSASRRIWLTGASSGLGLALARELLAAGHQVALSARSSGPLLELADRWPGQVLVAPGDLTDPLQVREIGERIDRHWNALDTAILNAGTCEYLEAGRYDAALVERVIRTNLLATSQCIEVALPLLRRGVRPHLVGVGSSVTYLALPRAEAYGASKAALRYLLEALRIDLAREGIDVTLISPGFIDTPLTRRNDFPMPMRWSAERAARHILRRLPARPLEIAFPGPFIAGLLLLAHLPGRLRLALGKRLARDDRQESRP